Proteins from one Herpetosiphonaceae bacterium genomic window:
- the coaE gene encoding dephospho-CoA kinase (Dephospho-CoA kinase (CoaE) performs the final step in coenzyme A biosynthesis.) has protein sequence MTRQFLHLYLIGLTGNIGCGKSTVVGMLAARGAQIIDADAVTRQVMEVGQPAYRQIVEVFGPGILQMPGGPIDRPALGRVVFGDPAALTTLERIVHPATRAAILAWLHQRDAAAQQRQRREIAVVDAIKLIEAGYPAFCDAVWVVICDEQEQIRRLVALRGMSEADARQRIAAQPPQHEKVAVADVVIDNSGALAQTERQVDAALSAIQGAGFGGEDRPFTG, from the coding sequence ATGACTCGACAATTCCTACATCTCTACCTGATCGGCCTGACCGGCAACATCGGCTGCGGGAAAAGCACAGTCGTCGGGATGCTCGCGGCGCGCGGCGCGCAGATCATCGACGCGGATGCCGTCACGCGACAGGTGATGGAGGTCGGGCAGCCAGCCTACCGGCAGATCGTCGAGGTCTTCGGGCCGGGTATCCTCCAGATGCCGGGCGGCCCGATCGACCGGCCTGCGCTGGGCCGCGTGGTCTTCGGCGATCCGGCGGCGCTCACCACCCTTGAGCGCATCGTCCATCCCGCCACGCGCGCGGCAATTCTGGCCTGGCTCCACCAGCGCGATGCCGCCGCGCAGCAGCGCCAGCGCCGCGAGATCGCGGTCGTGGATGCGATCAAGCTGATCGAGGCGGGCTATCCCGCGTTCTGCGATGCCGTGTGGGTGGTCATCTGCGACGAGCAGGAGCAGATCCGGCGGCTGGTAGCACTGCGCGGCATGAGCGAGGCCGACGCGCGACAGCGGATCGCGGCGCAGCCGCCGCAGCATGAGAAAGTTGCCGTCGCCGATGTCGTGATTGACAACAGCGGCGCGCTTGCGCAGACCGAGCGGCAGGTCGATGCGGCCTTGAGCGCAATTCAAGGGGCGGGCTTCGGGGGTGAAGATCGGCCGTTTACCGGCTAG
- a CDS encoding NADH-quinone oxidoreductase subunit M: MEQSINYLNFRGGVPWLSLLIFLPLLGAVLAAITPEGRDGRAGAPWAKWGTFLLSLAPLGIAIYLAATYQGRTVDNGLQQVYDYAESLPWISVLGVTYTLGLDGISLPLVLLTTLMTPLGILASFNLRERPAYFFALILLMETAMLGVFLSLNFFLFFIFWEVSLIPGFFLISTWGRENRRYAAFKFFVYTMAGSVTMLLAFEFFYLAAGTFDIVQLTRLSQGLPVQGVQGNLSDLVFGFMQRLGVVNILGGSPGFYMGALFLGVFVALAVKLAVWPFHTWLPDAYSEAPTSASMLIAGVLTKMGAFAMLRLMLPIFPTQMQQAAPVLGFFAFMSIIVGAWVAYNIARNPERRERKLNDLKRVISYLSINHMGYVMLAIAAAGAAGAAGDLNSRAIALNGAVMQMFAHGLSTGALFFLAGILAERTGTYELTAFGGLRMVVPLFAGLMGIAMFANLGLPGMAGFVGEFFIFRGTWPTLPALTIVSMIGLVISALALLLMYQRIFSGPVNERLRALPDINLREWSVLLPLLALLIVFGVYPLPLMSIANQTALAVVRFFAGA, encoded by the coding sequence ATGGAACAGTCCATTAACTATCTCAATTTTCGCGGTGGCGTTCCCTGGCTGAGCCTGCTGATCTTCCTGCCGCTGCTCGGCGCGGTGCTGGCGGCGATCACGCCTGAGGGACGCGATGGGCGGGCGGGTGCCCCCTGGGCGAAGTGGGGCACCTTCTTGCTTAGCCTGGCTCCGCTCGGCATCGCGATCTATCTGGCGGCGACCTACCAGGGCCGCACCGTGGATAACGGACTCCAGCAGGTCTACGACTATGCCGAAAGCCTGCCGTGGATCAGCGTGCTCGGCGTGACCTACACGCTCGGCCTCGACGGTATTTCGCTGCCGCTGGTGCTGCTGACAACGCTGATGACGCCGCTGGGTATTCTGGCCTCGTTCAATCTGCGGGAGCGTCCGGCCTATTTCTTCGCGCTGATCCTGCTGATGGAGACGGCGATGCTGGGCGTTTTTCTGTCGCTCAACTTCTTCCTGTTCTTCATCTTCTGGGAAGTCTCGCTGATCCCCGGCTTCTTCTTGATCAGCACGTGGGGCCGCGAGAACCGGCGCTATGCCGCGTTCAAGTTCTTTGTCTATACGATGGCGGGCTCGGTGACGATGCTGCTGGCCTTCGAGTTCTTCTATCTGGCCGCCGGAACGTTCGACATCGTGCAGTTGACGCGCCTGTCGCAGGGCTTGCCGGTGCAGGGCGTGCAGGGCAACCTCTCGGATCTGGTCTTCGGCTTCATGCAGCGCCTGGGCGTGGTCAATATCCTGGGTGGCTCGCCCGGCTTCTACATGGGCGCGCTCTTCCTGGGCGTCTTCGTCGCGCTGGCGGTCAAGCTGGCGGTCTGGCCGTTCCATACGTGGCTGCCCGACGCCTATAGCGAGGCTCCGACCTCCGCGTCGATGCTGATCGCGGGCGTGCTGACCAAGATGGGCGCGTTCGCGATGCTGCGGCTGATGCTGCCGATCTTCCCGACGCAGATGCAGCAGGCCGCGCCGGTGCTGGGCTTCTTCGCCTTCATGAGCATTATCGTCGGCGCGTGGGTCGCCTACAACATCGCGCGCAATCCAGAGCGCCGCGAGCGCAAGCTCAACGATCTGAAGCGCGTGATCTCGTATCTGTCGATCAACCACATGGGCTACGTCATGCTGGCGATTGCCGCTGCGGGCGCTGCGGGCGCTGCCGGCGATCTCAATAGCCGCGCGATTGCGCTCAACGGCGCGGTGATGCAGATGTTCGCGCATGGCCTCTCGACGGGCGCGCTATTCTTCCTGGCGGGCATCCTGGCCGAGCGCACCGGCACGTATGAGCTGACCGCGTTCGGCGGCCTGCGGATGGTCGTGCCGCTCTTCGCGGGTCTGATGGGCATCGCGATGTTCGCCAACCTGGGGCTGCCCGGTATGGCCGGTTTTGTGGGCGAGTTCTTTATCTTCCGTGGCACGTGGCCGACGCTGCCCGCGCTGACGATCGTCTCGATGATCGGCCTGGTGATCTCGGCGCTGGCGCTGCTGCTGATGTACCAGCGTATCTTTTCGGGGCCGGTCAACGAGCGGCTGCGCGCGCTGCCCGACATCAATCTGCGTGAGTGGAGCGTCCTGCTGCCGCTGCTGGCCCTGCTGATCGTCTTTGGCGTGTACCCGCTGCCGCTGATGAGCATCGCCAATCAGACGGCGCTGGCTGTCGTGCGCTTCTTTGCTGGAGCCTAA
- a CDS encoding NADH-quinone oxidoreductase subunit N, whose protein sequence is MQFSFFPDVLKILPELMLALLAIMVVVGDLFSGDASEEQRFADAASTTAMGLGLVLVLVVLQGGYIVNRFIDPSAVDTGAGGIAGFFANVFRNLQSVTESTAGPGGQPGNVLLNGAFVVDNLTMLSRLLFISAALITALLTRDYASSANPAEFYGLLLFSTIGMNLMAGAGEMISAYLALELASVSLYIMAGYFKGDLRSSEAGIKYYIFGALSSGILLYGLSLWYGYAAYNKIESPTTFSAITQVIAQAGSNSNLLYLALIFIIAGLGYKVAVVPFHSWSPDVYQGAPTPVTAFLSTASKAAGFVLLYRVLVNGFGPLAGTAAVTSGFGGWASILAFIAFLTMTYGNLAAITQTNAKRLLAYSSIAHAGFLLLGLIAAYAPGGTTGQFSQFGVPSLIFYLVAYTFTNLGAFGALAAVSRVVGGDQMSDLNGLYKRNLGLAVLLVIFVLSLAGIPPLSGFWAKFLVFQAGWESGAIWLVVVAVLNTIISLYYYLRMLKAIFINEPTDDRRISVPAGINFSLVLSAIIVFVMGLIPNFFLPAINSVTQVAGG, encoded by the coding sequence ATGCAGTTTAGCTTTTTTCCAGATGTGCTGAAGATCCTGCCGGAGCTGATGCTGGCGCTGCTGGCGATCATGGTCGTCGTCGGCGATCTCTTCAGCGGCGATGCTTCCGAGGAGCAGCGCTTTGCCGATGCCGCCTCGACGACGGCGATGGGCCTGGGCCTGGTGCTGGTGCTAGTGGTGTTGCAGGGTGGCTATATCGTCAACCGCTTCATCGATCCGTCGGCGGTCGATACAGGAGCGGGCGGTATCGCCGGTTTCTTCGCCAATGTCTTCCGCAACTTGCAGAGCGTCACCGAGTCCACGGCGGGTCCCGGCGGTCAGCCGGGCAATGTGCTGCTCAACGGCGCGTTCGTGGTCGATAACCTGACGATGCTGTCGCGGCTGCTCTTTATCTCGGCGGCGCTGATCACGGCGCTGCTGACCAGGGATTATGCCTCAAGCGCCAATCCCGCAGAGTTCTATGGCCTGCTGCTCTTCTCGACGATCGGCATGAACCTGATGGCGGGCGCGGGCGAGATGATCAGCGCGTATCTGGCGCTGGAGCTGGCCTCGGTGTCGCTGTATATCATGGCGGGCTACTTCAAAGGCGATCTGCGCTCGTCAGAGGCCGGGATCAAGTATTACATCTTCGGCGCGCTATCGTCGGGTATTCTGCTGTACGGCCTGTCGCTGTGGTACGGCTACGCGGCCTACAATAAGATCGAGAGTCCGACGACCTTCAGCGCGATCACGCAGGTGATCGCGCAGGCGGGCAGCAACTCGAATCTGCTCTATCTGGCGCTGATCTTTATCATCGCCGGCCTGGGCTATAAGGTCGCGGTGGTGCCGTTCCACTCGTGGTCGCCCGACGTGTACCAGGGCGCGCCGACGCCGGTCACGGCCTTCCTGTCGACGGCATCGAAGGCGGCGGGCTTTGTGCTGCTGTATCGCGTGCTGGTCAACGGCTTTGGTCCGCTGGCGGGCACGGCGGCGGTGACAAGCGGCTTTGGCGGCTGGGCCAGCATCCTGGCGTTCATCGCCTTCCTGACGATGACCTACGGCAATCTGGCGGCGATCACGCAGACCAATGCAAAGCGCCTGCTGGCCTACTCGTCGATCGCACACGCGGGCTTCCTGCTGCTCGGCCTGATCGCGGCGTATGCGCCCGGTGGCACCACGGGCCAGTTCTCGCAGTTTGGCGTGCCGTCGCTGATCTTCTATCTGGTGGCCTACACCTTCACCAACCTGGGCGCGTTCGGCGCGCTGGCGGCGGTCAGCCGCGTGGTCGGCGGCGATCAGATGAGCGATCTGAACGGGCTGTACAAGCGCAATCTGGGCCTGGCGGTGCTGCTGGTGATCTTTGTGCTGTCGCTGGCCGGTATTCCGCCGCTGAGCGGCTTCTGGGCCAAGTTCCTGGTCTTCCAGGCGGGCTGGGAAAGCGGCGCGATCTGGCTGGTAGTGGTCGCGGTGCTCAACACGATTATCAGCCTGTACTACTACCTGCGCATGCTCAAGGCGATCTTCATCAACGAGCCGACCGACGACCGGCGGATCAGTGTTCCGGCTGGGATCAACTTCTCGCTGGTGCTTTCGGCGATCATCGTCTTTGTGATGGGCCTGATCCCCAACTTCTTCCTGCCCGCGATCAACAGCGTGACGCAGGTGGCTGGCGGATAG
- a CDS encoding NADH-quinone oxidoreductase subunit M, with protein sequence MNIFPLFPLPQGVPYLSFIWLVMLVGAVIIAVLPGSAKNAIRWTAAICSFLSLVVSLLVYFAYDPAGPTFQFVEYLNWVPSLGIAYFVGADGISLAMLILNGFVIFTGSLISWNIENRVKEYFVLLLLLVVGVYGVFMSLDLFLFFVFYELAVLPMYLLIGVWGSTRKEYGAMKLTLYLMIGSAFCIIGMLAIYFGSGLRTFNMVELANIRPGFSTGFQFAFFMPMFVGFAVLAGMFPFHTWSPTGHVAAPTAVSMLHAGVLMKLGAYGCLRAAIWLMPEGAQIWAPVIITLTLLNVVYGAYIAMAQRDFKYVIGYSSVSHMGLVVMGLAALNQISINGAVLQMFAHGVMTALFFAVVGRMVYDRTHTRQLPELGGLAQVFPFAALMFIIGGFSSMGMPGTAGFFAEFNIFLGVWARFPLVAVLAGIAIPITAAYILRVVRQVFFGEIRNPEFRRLPKLTWQEYTSGAILATLVLVLGLFPDLMHPIVNSSVTPVVQRLETARQTLSVVGNPLLGDNPSLEAQEGQR encoded by the coding sequence ATGAATATCTTTCCCTTGTTTCCGCTGCCGCAAGGAGTGCCGTACCTCAGCTTCATCTGGCTGGTGATGCTGGTCGGCGCGGTGATTATCGCGGTGCTGCCGGGTAGCGCCAAGAACGCGATCCGCTGGACTGCGGCAATCTGCTCGTTTCTCTCGCTGGTCGTTTCGCTGCTGGTCTATTTCGCCTACGATCCTGCCGGTCCGACGTTCCAGTTCGTTGAGTATCTGAACTGGGTGCCGAGCCTGGGCATAGCCTACTTCGTCGGTGCGGACGGCATCAGCCTGGCGATGCTGATCCTCAACGGCTTTGTGATCTTCACCGGCTCGCTGATCTCGTGGAATATCGAGAACCGGGTCAAAGAATATTTCGTCCTGCTGCTGCTGCTGGTCGTCGGTGTCTATGGCGTCTTCATGTCGCTCGATCTGTTCCTGTTCTTTGTGTTCTACGAGCTGGCCGTGCTGCCGATGTACCTGCTGATCGGCGTGTGGGGCTCGACGCGCAAAGAGTACGGCGCGATGAAGCTGACGCTCTATCTGATGATCGGATCGGCGTTTTGTATCATCGGCATGCTGGCGATCTACTTCGGCTCAGGGCTGCGCACGTTCAATATGGTCGAGCTGGCGAATATCCGTCCGGGCTTCTCGACGGGCTTCCAGTTCGCGTTCTTTATGCCGATGTTCGTGGGCTTCGCGGTGCTGGCGGGTATGTTCCCGTTCCACACGTGGTCGCCCACAGGCCACGTTGCCGCCCCGACCGCCGTGTCGATGCTGCACGCGGGCGTGCTGATGAAGCTGGGCGCGTACGGCTGTCTGCGCGCGGCGATCTGGCTGATGCCCGAAGGCGCGCAGATCTGGGCGCCGGTGATCATCACGCTGACGCTGCTGAACGTGGTCTATGGCGCGTATATCGCGATGGCGCAGCGCGACTTCAAGTATGTGATCGGCTACTCGTCGGTGTCGCACATGGGCCTGGTGGTGATGGGCCTCGCGGCGCTGAACCAGATCAGCATCAACGGCGCGGTCTTGCAGATGTTCGCGCACGGCGTGATGACCGCGCTTTTCTTCGCGGTTGTGGGGCGGATGGTCTACGACCGCACGCACACGCGGCAGTTGCCGGAGCTGGGCGGCCTGGCGCAGGTCTTCCCGTTCGCCGCGCTGATGTTCATCATCGGCGGCTTTAGCTCGATGGGCATGCCGGGCACGGCGGGCTTCTTCGCCGAGTTCAATATCTTCCTGGGCGTGTGGGCGCGCTTCCCGCTGGTGGCGGTGCTGGCCGGGATCGCGATCCCGATCACGGCGGCGTATATCCTGCGCGTCGTGCGTCAGGTCTTCTTCGGCGAGATCCGCAATCCCGAATTCCGCCGCCTGCCCAAGCTGACCTGGCAGGAGTATACCAGCGGGGCGATCCTGGCGACGCTGGTGCTCGTGCTGGGCCTGTTCCCGGATCTGATGCATCCGATCGTCAACAGCAGCGTGACGCCGGTGGTGCAGCGGCTGGAAACAGCGCGCCAAACGCTGAGCGTCGTCGGTAATCCGCTCCTGGGCGATAATCCTAGCTTGGAAGCACAGGAAGGTCAACGATAA
- the nuoL gene encoding NADH-quinone oxidoreductase subunit L yields the protein MNFFELAWLIPLLPLAAFVFITLLSPFYRSRVISGWVAILAMLAATGLAWGILFQSAAAGFPGGGEAAPHSKAAGYLASAAPGALAAEEEGEGHHFAGFGGAYTRSMPWAATGETTFNVGYYIDAPVALMLAMVTLASFCIHLFSLGYMAHDEYPAGHERQSRFFSFIALFTASMLGMVLADNLLLFFICWELMGLCSYLLIGFWYFKPSAYRAARKAFITTRIGDVGMMLGLFYLYTQSGSLTFGTGEGQVFNPEFLERIHGQTTFLGMSVATAIALLLFMGTIGKSAQFPLHVWLPDAMEGPTPVSALIHAATMVAAGVFLVARTYPIFLASETALAVVALVGAFTAIFAALIAVGQFDIKRILAYSTLSQLGFMVAALGVGGWVAGLFHLLTHAFFKALLFLGSGSVIHGMEAAVGHDPDKAQDIRNMGGLSRFMRVTWITYMIGYLALSGVPLFSGFFSKDEILADAFNAGGTVGTTVYALLTVAAFLTAFYMTRQIMVVFYGPFRGFQPRPVDAQEHSEPVPVESPAHHPSRSPEVAGAAHGVTAKTYDTHEHGAHGHHEAHEPHESPWSMTLPLLILAIFAFGAGYANWPFAEVTGGGHWLSHYLGQEAAAFNITTAAIATGLAFLGIFLGWALYRGAFARSTDLDPLEARAPGLFRLLNRKFYFDELYGATIGRFTNWLGRGLGFFDQNVVDGTVNGVGFGSLLLAKINFILDDFVLNQGADTLADATTYTGDGLRQTITGKIQDYGVLIFAGVVMLAVIYLYAF from the coding sequence ATGAATTTTTTTGAGCTAGCCTGGTTAATTCCTCTTCTGCCGCTGGCGGCGTTTGTGTTTATCACGCTGCTCTCGCCGTTCTACCGCAGCCGTGTGATCAGCGGCTGGGTGGCGATCCTGGCGATGCTGGCGGCAACTGGCCTGGCCTGGGGCATTCTGTTCCAGAGCGCGGCTGCGGGCTTTCCCGGTGGCGGCGAGGCCGCGCCGCACTCTAAAGCGGCGGGCTATCTGGCGAGCGCCGCGCCCGGCGCGCTGGCGGCTGAAGAAGAGGGCGAGGGCCATCACTTCGCGGGCTTTGGCGGCGCGTACACCCGCAGTATGCCGTGGGCCGCGACCGGCGAGACGACTTTCAACGTCGGCTATTACATCGATGCGCCCGTGGCGCTGATGCTGGCGATGGTGACGCTGGCATCGTTCTGTATTCATCTCTTCTCGCTGGGCTACATGGCTCACGACGAGTATCCGGCGGGTCACGAGCGACAGTCACGCTTCTTCTCGTTCATCGCGCTCTTTACGGCGTCGATGCTCGGAATGGTGCTTGCCGATAATCTGTTGCTCTTCTTCATCTGCTGGGAGCTGATGGGACTGTGCTCGTATCTGCTGATCGGCTTCTGGTACTTCAAGCCGTCGGCCTATCGCGCCGCGCGCAAGGCGTTTATCACCACGCGCATCGGCGATGTCGGCATGATGCTCGGCCTGTTCTACCTCTACACCCAGTCGGGATCGCTGACCTTCGGCACGGGCGAGGGGCAGGTCTTCAACCCTGAGTTTCTTGAGCGCATCCACGGGCAGACGACGTTCCTGGGGATGAGCGTGGCGACGGCGATTGCGCTGCTGCTGTTCATGGGCACGATCGGCAAGTCGGCGCAGTTCCCGCTGCACGTCTGGCTGCCCGACGCGATGGAAGGTCCGACGCCGGTATCGGCGCTGATTCACGCGGCGACGATGGTGGCGGCGGGCGTGTTCCTGGTTGCGCGCACCTATCCAATCTTTCTTGCGAGCGAGACAGCGCTGGCGGTGGTCGCGCTGGTCGGCGCGTTTACCGCGATCTTCGCGGCGCTGATCGCGGTCGGCCAGTTCGACATCAAGCGTATTCTGGCGTACTCGACGCTCTCGCAGCTTGGCTTCATGGTCGCGGCGCTCGGCGTCGGCGGCTGGGTGGCGGGCCTGTTCCACCTGCTGACGCACGCCTTCTTCAAGGCGCTGCTCTTTCTCGGCTCCGGCTCGGTGATTCACGGCATGGAGGCGGCGGTCGGGCATGATCCCGACAAGGCGCAGGACATTCGCAACATGGGCGGCCTGTCGCGCTTTATGCGTGTCACCTGGATTACGTACATGATCGGCTATCTGGCACTGTCGGGCGTGCCGCTCTTCTCCGGCTTCTTCTCGAAGGATGAGATCCTGGCGGATGCGTTCAATGCTGGCGGCACGGTCGGCACAACAGTGTACGCGCTGCTGACGGTAGCGGCGTTCCTGACGGCGTTCTACATGACGCGGCAGATCATGGTGGTCTTCTATGGCCCGTTCCGTGGCTTCCAGCCGCGTCCCGTCGATGCGCAGGAGCACAGCGAGCCGGTGCCGGTCGAGAGTCCGGCGCATCATCCGTCGCGGTCGCCGGAGGTGGCAGGCGCGGCGCATGGCGTCACCGCCAAGACCTACGACACGCACGAGCACGGCGCGCACGGACACCACGAGGCACACGAGCCACACGAGTCGCCCTGGTCGATGACGCTGCCGCTGCTGATCCTGGCGATCTTCGCCTTTGGCGCGGGCTACGCCAACTGGCCGTTTGCCGAAGTTACCGGCGGTGGGCACTGGCTCTCGCACTACCTGGGGCAGGAGGCTGCCGCGTTCAACATCACCACTGCCGCCATTGCGACTGGCCTTGCGTTCCTTGGGATCTTCCTGGGCTGGGCGCTCTACCGGGGCGCGTTCGCCCGCTCGACCGATCTCGATCCGCTTGAGGCGCGAGCGCCGGGCCTGTTCCGTCTGCTCAACCGCAAGTTCTACTTCGACGAGCTGTATGGAGCGACGATTGGCCGCTTTACCAACTGGCTCGGTCGCGGCCTCGGCTTCTTCGACCAGAACGTGGTCGACGGCACGGTCAACGGCGTTGGCTTCGGCTCGCTGCTGCTGGCGAAGATCAACTTCATCCTCGATGACTTTGTGCTGAACCAGGGCGCTGATACGCTGGCGGACGCGACGACGTACACCGGCGATGGGCTGCGCCAGACGATCACCGGCAAGATTCAGGATTACGGCGTGCTGATCTTCGCCGGCGTGGTGATGCTGGCGGTGATCTATTTGTATGCATTCTAA